Proteins encoded together in one Desulfovibrio sp. UCD-KL4C window:
- a CDS encoding glycogen/starch/alpha-glucan phosphorylase, which yields MAKCKSSLLKKKNDRESLSTDICDHIVFSLSKDIEKATERDMGMALALSLRDRLVERMLMTRDRYRETKAKRMYYFSIEYLLGRCLGNSLCNMEMLSECEDMFKDLGYDLDEVRESERDPALGNGGLGRLAACFLDSLATLDMPGCGYGIHYEYGLFRQAIQDGYQKELADYWMANGMPLEVARPDQAVIIPLYGRVENSILPSGEYLPMWMDWEDIIGVPYDIPIVGYGGKTVNYLRLFAARASQNFDMDIFNHGDYIRAVQRKIESEMVTKVLYPSESVSFGKELRLVQEYFLVACGLRDITRRFSAQNKNFEEFPDYVAIQLNDTHPALTIVELMRFLVDEKRIEWGKAWKITQATCAYTNHTLLPEALECWPVDLLEKVLPRHLQLIYEINSRFLDGVKKKYSDDIEKIKRMSLFDECGKKKVRMANLAVIGSHSVNGVSVLHSELVKRRLFPDFCEMNPEKFNNKTNGVTPRRWLLKSNRPLAKLLTDCVGDKWITDLSELKKIEKYTTDSKFREKFIAAKRENKIILSNFIRSTLDINVSPDSLFDIHAKRIHEYKRQLLNILHIIHMYLEMVDHGREPLCARTFIFAGKAAPGYWEAKQIIKLIHSVGGVINNDKRVKGLINVAFTPDYRVSLAEKIIPACDLSEQISTAGTEASGTGNMKFAINGALTIGTLDGANIEMREEVGVDNFYLFGLRQDEVENLLTTRSYHPRAIYEGSAEVREVLDSLLANRFSPNDPGLFDWIVDKLLTDNEQYLHLADFAKYIEVQKTVGLEYTDPVLWNKKAILNTARMGKFSTDRTMREYAEDIWNIKALKNLE from the coding sequence ATGGCAAAATGCAAATCTTCATTACTAAAGAAGAAAAATGATCGTGAAAGCCTTAGCACCGATATCTGTGATCACATTGTTTTTTCGCTCAGCAAGGATATAGAGAAGGCTACTGAACGAGATATGGGAATGGCTCTTGCCCTGTCATTGCGTGACCGCCTTGTTGAAAGAATGCTGATGACGCGTGACCGTTATCGCGAAACGAAGGCCAAGCGCATGTATTATTTTTCTATTGAGTATCTGCTTGGTCGATGCCTTGGTAATTCCTTATGTAATATGGAAATGCTCTCAGAATGTGAGGATATGTTCAAGGACCTAGGATATGATCTTGATGAAGTCCGTGAGAGTGAACGTGATCCGGCTCTTGGAAATGGGGGGCTTGGTAGATTAGCTGCTTGTTTTCTGGATTCTTTAGCTACGCTTGATATGCCCGGGTGTGGTTATGGTATTCATTATGAGTATGGGCTTTTTAGGCAGGCAATTCAGGACGGATATCAGAAAGAATTAGCAGATTACTGGATGGCTAACGGTATGCCTCTTGAGGTCGCTAGGCCTGACCAAGCTGTTATTATTCCTTTATACGGCAGAGTGGAAAACAGTATTTTGCCAAGCGGTGAATACCTGCCCATGTGGATGGATTGGGAAGATATTATCGGTGTTCCATATGACATCCCAATAGTCGGCTACGGAGGGAAAACCGTAAATTATCTAAGATTGTTTGCTGCACGCGCTTCGCAGAACTTTGACATGGATATTTTTAATCACGGTGACTACATAAGGGCTGTTCAGCGCAAAATTGAATCAGAAATGGTTACAAAGGTTCTGTATCCCAGTGAATCAGTTTCTTTCGGTAAAGAACTACGGCTTGTTCAGGAATATTTTTTGGTTGCGTGCGGCTTAAGGGATATAACCCGTCGCTTTTCAGCTCAAAATAAGAATTTTGAAGAATTTCCGGATTATGTAGCTATTCAGCTCAACGATACCCATCCTGCTTTAACAATTGTCGAGTTGATGCGCTTTCTTGTGGATGAAAAACGCATAGAGTGGGGAAAAGCATGGAAGATTACTCAGGCGACATGTGCATATACAAATCACACTTTGTTACCCGAGGCTCTTGAATGCTGGCCGGTTGATCTGCTTGAAAAAGTGCTACCGCGTCATTTACAACTTATATATGAAATTAACAGCCGATTCTTGGATGGAGTTAAGAAAAAATATTCGGATGACATTGAGAAAATCAAGCGCATGTCGCTTTTTGATGAATGCGGTAAGAAAAAAGTTCGTATGGCAAATCTTGCCGTTATTGGTTCTCATTCCGTTAACGGGGTTTCAGTGCTTCATTCTGAACTCGTAAAGCGCAGACTTTTTCCAGATTTTTGTGAAATGAATCCTGAAAAATTTAATAATAAAACAAACGGTGTTACTCCAAGACGCTGGTTGCTTAAATCAAATCGTCCTCTCGCTAAGTTATTAACTGACTGTGTGGGAGATAAGTGGATTACTGATCTCAGTGAACTTAAGAAAATTGAGAAATACACAACAGATTCAAAATTCAGAGAAAAATTTATTGCAGCTAAACGTGAAAATAAAATTATTCTTTCAAATTTTATAAGAAGTACTTTGGATATCAATGTTTCGCCTGACTCTCTTTTTGATATTCATGCAAAACGTATTCATGAATATAAGCGGCAGCTGCTGAATATTTTGCATATTATCCATATGTATCTGGAAATGGTTGATCATGGGCGGGAACCACTTTGTGCCAGAACTTTTATTTTTGCAGGAAAGGCAGCGCCAGGATACTGGGAAGCTAAACAGATAATTAAACTTATCCACAGTGTCGGCGGTGTCATAAATAACGATAAAAGGGTTAAGGGGCTGATTAATGTTGCCTTCACTCCTGACTATCGGGTTTCTCTTGCCGAAAAAATTATTCCGGCATGTGATCTAAGTGAGCAAATTTCAACCGCAGGGACGGAAGCATCAGGAACAGGTAATATGAAATTTGCTATAAACGGGGCCTTGACTATCGGAACTCTGGACGGGGCGAACATTGAAATGCGCGAAGAAGTCGGGGTTGATAATTTTTATTTGTTCGGTCTGAGACAGGATGAGGTCGAAAATCTTTTAACTACCCGTTCATATCATCCGCGTGCGATTTACGAGGGTTCTGCTGAAGTAAGAGAGGTTCTTGATTCATTGCTGGCAAATAGATTCTCTCCTAATGATCCAGGCCTGTTCGACTGGATTGTTGATAAACTGCTTACTGATAATGAGCAGTATCTGCATCTGGCAGACTTTGCTAAATACATAGAGGTTCAAAAAACAGTTGGTCTTGAGTACACTGATCCAGTGCTTTGGAATAAGAAGGCTATCCTTAACACTGCCCGTATGGGTAAATTCTCAACGGATAGAACAATGCGGGAATATGCTGAGGATATATGGAATATTAAAGCTCTAAAAAATTTAGAATAG
- a CDS encoding sensor domain-containing diguanylate cyclase translates to MSVRFKLITTLTTILVVSFISVSIFNYNVSRNSARNEILNSALPLTRDNIYSEIQSGLIRPLFVSSVMANDIFLKDWANAGEKNVMQLMRYLYEIKNKYGFFTAFFISAKTGDYFYYDGILKTISPKDSHDVWFYNFINSGKEYDFDVDTNEAVNDTLTIFINHRVKDENGKLIGVTGVGLKMDQVANLLKTFTVKYSKEIFLVDPQGVIQVHPDRKLVGTLNIKDIPGFKNIANDVLGMDRTIPAIFKYKIDGEYVHLTARFIPEFNWFLIVEQKENAVMKAAHNNFIRTLGVGTLVTLLIIILSIVTVNYFQSRLEAQANTDELTGVANRRSFEKKIDSAMNQQLKTGRPFSLVLMDLDGFKAINDTCGHIEGDRLLKEISKAVGSSIRESDFCARWGGDEFIVLVNGDSSQAMLIAERIRSAVEQTTVCEDFTSFSSVEMNVTASCGVAQYLAGDTLDSLTSRADKAMYASKEQGKNKVVVN, encoded by the coding sequence GTGTCTGTCAGGTTTAAATTAATCACTACACTTACGACTATTCTGGTTGTATCTTTTATTTCTGTATCTATCTTCAATTATAATGTTTCCCGCAATTCAGCTCGCAATGAAATACTAAATTCTGCCCTGCCGTTAACCCGTGATAATATTTATTCGGAAATTCAGTCCGGCTTAATACGTCCTCTTTTTGTTTCCTCAGTTATGGCCAATGATATTTTTTTAAAAGACTGGGCAAATGCCGGAGAAAAAAATGTCATGCAGCTAATGAGATATCTTTATGAAATAAAAAACAAGTATGGCTTTTTTACTGCTTTTTTTATTTCTGCTAAGACTGGAGATTATTTTTATTACGATGGCATATTGAAAACAATTTCTCCCAAAGACAGTCATGACGTTTGGTTTTATAATTTTATTAATTCCGGCAAAGAATATGACTTTGATGTAGATACAAATGAGGCTGTAAATGACACTTTAACGATTTTTATAAATCATAGAGTTAAGGACGAAAACGGGAAGCTGATCGGAGTCACTGGTGTCGGTCTCAAAATGGATCAGGTTGCCAATCTGTTGAAAACATTTACAGTTAAATATTCTAAAGAAATTTTTTTGGTTGATCCGCAGGGTGTTATTCAAGTGCATCCTGACAGAAAGTTGGTAGGAACTCTTAATATTAAGGATATACCGGGTTTTAAGAATATTGCTAACGATGTTCTTGGAATGGATCGGACAATACCTGCTATATTTAAATATAAAATTGATGGTGAATATGTCCATCTGACTGCGCGGTTTATTCCAGAATTCAACTGGTTTTTAATTGTTGAGCAAAAAGAAAATGCAGTCATGAAGGCAGCCCATAATAATTTCATTAGGACACTGGGCGTTGGAACACTTGTAACGCTACTGATAATAATTTTATCAATAGTCACAGTTAATTATTTTCAAAGCAGGCTCGAAGCTCAAGCAAATACAGATGAGCTTACCGGAGTAGCTAATCGCAGGTCTTTTGAAAAAAAGATTGATAGTGCCATGAATCAGCAGTTAAAGACAGGTCGTCCTTTTTCGCTTGTTCTGATGGATTTGGACGGATTTAAGGCTATTAATGATACTTGTGGTCATATTGAAGGGGACCGATTGTTAAAAGAGATCTCAAAAGCTGTTGGCTCCAGTATTCGTGAAAGTGACTTTTGTGCCCGTTGGGGTGGTGACGAATTTATAGTTCTGGTTAACGGAGATAGTTCACAAGCTATGCTGATTGCTGAGCGCATACGCAGCGCTGTTGAACAGACTACTGTATGCGAAGATTTTACATCTTTTAGCTCGGTGGAAATGAATGTAACTGCCAGTTGCGGGGTTGCGCAGTATTTGGCAGGTGACACATTAGATTCGCTTACTTCTAGAGCTGACAAGGCTATGTATGCATCTAAGGAGCAAGGTAAGAATAAGGTCGTTGTAAACTAA
- a CDS encoding ABC transporter permease, translating into MDFIATGFFQAFVLLFSGDPETYSAILATISVSTISILASLIIGAPLGFLLGYHDFSGKKFLRTVADSLLSFPTVVIGLLVYALLSRKGPLGDTELLFTIPGIAVGQALLGIPIVTAMMATAVENLDQRLKNTLLTLGAGRSQILRTTLWEARYSLVLAVAAAYGRIVSEIGISMMIGGNIKWHTRTITTAIALETGKGEFAMGIALGLVLMIIAFGVNFSMSGIKKRAGK; encoded by the coding sequence ATGGATTTTATCGCAACTGGCTTTTTTCAGGCATTCGTCTTGCTTTTTAGCGGTGATCCTGAGACTTATTCAGCCATATTAGCTACCATCTCTGTCTCGACTATTTCTATTTTAGCAAGCCTGATAATCGGCGCTCCGCTTGGATTTTTGCTTGGCTATCATGATTTTTCCGGAAAGAAATTTTTACGCACTGTAGCTGATTCACTGCTTTCTTTTCCAACTGTAGTTATAGGACTTCTGGTTTATGCTCTACTTTCTCGTAAGGGACCATTAGGAGATACTGAACTGCTTTTTACTATTCCAGGTATTGCCGTCGGTCAGGCTCTTTTAGGTATCCCCATTGTGACTGCAATGATGGCTACAGCAGTTGAAAATCTTGATCAGCGACTAAAAAATACATTGTTGACTCTTGGAGCCGGACGCAGCCAAATTTTGCGTACAACTCTGTGGGAAGCTCGCTACAGTCTAGTACTTGCCGTTGCAGCTGCATATGGCAGAATTGTCTCTGAAATAGGTATTTCAATGATGATCGGTGGAAATATTAAATGGCATACAAGAACCATAACAACTGCAATTGCTTTAGAAACAGGCAAAGGAGAATTTGCAATGGGGATTGCGCTCGGCCTTGTCTTAATGATTATTGCCTTTGGTGTTAATTTTTCCATGTCCGGTATTAAAAAGAGGGCTGGTAAGTGA
- the moaA gene encoding GTP 3',8-cyclase MoaA, whose translation MTLTDKLGRSISYLRLSVTDRCNLRCKYCMTKDFTFTPHPNILRYEEMLRLVNLAATLNISKLRLTGGEPFVRRGFMDFVAAVTQHHANMDLRITTNGTLIEPYINDLKKIGISRLNISLDTLNSGTFQEITGYDYLNAVMNSISACLSAGIRVKINAVAMKGINDHELKSFLKFAKENPVDLRFIEFMPMGEDTRWSSERFWSAEEIIQQASQFVILSPVQRTAESHGPAKIFSIQNGKGRLGVISPVSSHFCGTCNRLRITSDGHLRTCLFSDKTYRLREILRNPKLSDKTVKRVLVAATHDKPLGYNLLQTRRENNGVCETQMSAIGG comes from the coding sequence ATGACACTTACCGATAAACTTGGAAGAAGTATCAGCTACCTTAGACTCAGCGTAACTGACAGATGTAACTTAAGATGCAAATATTGCATGACCAAAGACTTCACCTTCACCCCGCACCCCAATATTCTTAGATATGAAGAGATGCTCAGACTTGTGAATTTAGCCGCAACTCTTAATATTTCAAAGTTAAGACTAACTGGCGGTGAACCGTTTGTCCGCCGCGGTTTCATGGATTTTGTTGCAGCTGTTACTCAACATCATGCTAATATGGATCTGCGTATTACCACCAATGGTACTCTGATTGAACCATATATAAACGACCTTAAAAAAATAGGTATCAGCAGATTAAATATTTCTCTAGATACTCTTAATAGCGGAACATTCCAAGAAATAACAGGATATGATTATTTAAATGCTGTGATGAATTCTATTTCAGCCTGCCTTTCAGCCGGAATACGAGTTAAAATAAATGCAGTAGCAATGAAAGGAATTAACGATCACGAACTGAAATCCTTTTTGAAATTTGCAAAAGAAAATCCAGTAGACTTGCGATTTATAGAATTCATGCCAATGGGCGAAGATACAAGATGGTCCAGCGAGCGATTCTGGAGCGCTGAAGAGATTATTCAACAAGCAAGTCAGTTTGTCATTTTAAGTCCGGTTCAAAGAACTGCAGAAAGCCACGGTCCGGCCAAAATCTTTTCCATTCAAAATGGAAAAGGCCGCTTAGGGGTCATCTCTCCAGTCAGCTCTCATTTTTGCGGAACATGCAACAGACTCCGCATTACTTCTGACGGGCATCTCAGAACATGCCTATTCTCCGACAAAACATACAGGCTTCGCGAAATACTTAGAAACCCCAAATTATCCGATAAAACTGTAAAACGTGTACTTGTTGCGGCAACACACGATAAACCTTTAGGATATAATCTTTTACAAACTAGGCGAGAAAATAACGGCGTGTGCGAAACACAGATGTCAGCCATCGGCGGTTAG
- a CDS encoding ATP-binding cassette domain-containing protein produces MSNILYKLSNITQSYSGKTVLELDEFIVPKGAIVGLAGHNGSGKSTLMRILAFLESPVSGEVFFDGRKIETMETSLRREVTLLTQEPYLLKRTVAGNVAYGLELRGESNIDSKVRESLNLVGLDPDSFMPRQWFELSGGEAQRVALAARLAFNPKVLLLDEPTASLDRESTLLIHDAAVKVREKCGATLVIVSHDYLWLEDVSDNIINFSQGQVESYSN; encoded by the coding sequence GTGAGCAATATTTTGTACAAACTTTCTAATATAACCCAAAGTTATAGTGGTAAGACTGTTCTTGAGCTTGATGAATTTATCGTTCCCAAAGGGGCGATAGTCGGTCTAGCAGGGCATAACGGAAGTGGCAAAAGCACCCTTATGCGAATTCTGGCATTTCTTGAAAGTCCTGTGTCGGGGGAGGTCTTTTTTGATGGTAGGAAAATTGAAACTATGGAAACCTCACTTCGCCGCGAAGTAACACTGCTTACTCAGGAGCCTTATCTCTTAAAAAGAACTGTTGCGGGTAACGTTGCCTATGGTCTTGAGCTTAGGGGAGAAAGTAATATTGATAGTAAGGTTCGCGAGTCTTTAAATCTTGTCGGTCTTGATCCTGATTCGTTTATGCCTCGTCAATGGTTTGAACTTTCCGGCGGAGAAGCTCAACGGGTTGCTCTTGCAGCACGGCTTGCTTTTAACCCAAAGGTATTGCTACTTGATGAGCCTACAGCCAGTTTAGATCGTGAAAGTACCCTGTTGATTCATGATGCAGCTGTAAAGGTTCGTGAAAAATGCGGGGCAACACTTGTAATTGTCAGCCATGATTATCTGTGGCTTGAAGATGTTTCCGATAATATTATCAACTTCTCACAGGGACAAGTTGAATCTTATTCTAATTAA
- the fdhD gene encoding formate dehydrogenase accessory sulfurtransferase FdhD → MVKDSHDFTIKEYSNNSFKDKEIKSILEIPLTINLNGREVVTLLTTAKYPKYLAIGFLKSDAYISTRNQVRDIKIKESHDRIIADVTTNNDPWKGRVLKYSITSGCGKGTNFGRNVSTISKKTIQSDLKVTPEQILNHARMLHEKSTLYTETRGCHNSSLCTPTEMLYFREDIGRHNAIDMIVGQCFFEEVSTNGKIIVSTGRVASEILLKAVRIGVPILASTAVATSFSVELARKIGITLIGNISDTGFWVYNDEGRIEGF, encoded by the coding sequence ATGGTGAAAGACAGTCATGATTTTACGATTAAAGAATACTCAAATAATTCATTTAAAGATAAAGAGATTAAAAGCATCCTTGAAATCCCGTTGACCATCAACCTTAACGGGAGAGAAGTAGTAACACTACTTACCACCGCTAAGTATCCAAAATATCTGGCAATAGGTTTCCTGAAATCCGATGCATATATTTCAACGCGCAATCAAGTTAGAGACATAAAAATAAAAGAGAGTCACGACAGAATAATTGCAGACGTTACAACGAATAATGATCCATGGAAAGGACGAGTTCTCAAATATTCAATTACTTCAGGATGCGGAAAAGGTACTAATTTCGGGAGAAATGTTTCCACCATTTCAAAAAAAACTATCCAGTCCGATCTCAAAGTCACTCCAGAACAAATCCTGAACCACGCACGCATGCTGCATGAAAAATCTACTCTCTACACAGAGACCAGAGGATGTCACAACTCATCACTTTGTACACCGACAGAAATGCTCTATTTCAGGGAAGATATCGGCAGGCACAATGCCATTGATATGATTGTCGGACAGTGTTTTTTTGAAGAAGTTTCTACTAACGGTAAAATTATTGTTTCCACAGGAAGAGTCGCTTCTGAGATTCTACTTAAAGCTGTTCGCATAGGTGTGCCTATTTTAGCCTCAACCGCAGTTGCGACCAGTTTTTCAGTTGAACTGGCAAGAAAAATCGGCATAACATTAATAGGCAACATCAGTGATACCGGATTCTGGGTCTATAACGATGAAGGCAGGATTGAAGGCTTTTAA
- a CDS encoding substrate-binding domain-containing protein — translation MKKINVIFMTFALVAMLVSPGLVKAEEILMMATTTSTDNTGLLDEIAPKFQKDTGIELRWTAVGTGKALKMGENCDVDVLLVHAPAAEQKYVDSGALKDRKEVMYNDFVIIGPASDPAGVKGMSVVDAMKTIAAKKAVFVSRGDNSGTNKKEISLWKVAGMTVPDKDAWYVQTGQGMIKSINIAEERDGYTMTDRGTYIKYEANKNGSPDLKVLVEGDKTLFNQYSVLAVNPEKCEKAKYKLATKFSDWLTSPKVQKDIADFKLLGKKLFIPNAK, via the coding sequence ATGAAAAAGATTAATGTAATATTTATGACTTTTGCACTTGTTGCAATGCTGGTTTCACCAGGATTAGTAAAAGCGGAAGAAATTTTAATGATGGCGACCACTACCAGTACCGATAATACAGGGCTCCTTGATGAGATTGCTCCTAAGTTTCAGAAAGATACCGGCATTGAACTGCGCTGGACAGCTGTTGGAACTGGTAAAGCTTTAAAAATGGGTGAGAATTGTGATGTTGATGTGCTTTTAGTTCATGCTCCTGCTGCTGAGCAGAAATATGTTGATTCAGGTGCGCTTAAAGATCGCAAAGAAGTTATGTATAATGATTTCGTAATCATTGGGCCTGCTTCTGATCCAGCAGGTGTTAAAGGAATGTCTGTTGTTGATGCTATGAAGACTATCGCTGCTAAAAAAGCTGTCTTTGTAAGTCGCGGTGATAATTCCGGTACCAACAAAAAGGAAATTTCTCTTTGGAAAGTCGCGGGTATGACTGTTCCTGATAAAGACGCTTGGTATGTTCAGACAGGTCAGGGTATGATCAAAAGTATCAACATTGCTGAAGAACGTGATGGATATACAATGACTGACCGTGGCACTTACATTAAGTACGAAGCTAACAAGAATGGTTCTCCTGACCTGAAAGTTTTGGTTGAAGGTGATAAGACCTTATTTAATCAGTACAGTGTTCTTGCCGTAAACCCTGAAAAATGCGAAAAAGCTAAATATAAACTTGCAACTAAATTTTCTGATTGGCTAACTTCCCCTAAAGTCCAGAAAGATATTGCAGACTTCAAACTTCTCGGTAAAAAACTATTCATTCCTAATGCAAAATAG
- a CDS encoding MTH1187 family thiamine-binding protein, whose translation MSVLVELTIFPTDKGISVSPYVARVVEILRASGLSCNLGPMGTSIEGEWDDIMAAITRCYRALAEDCDRIYIVMKADCRKGAENRMEGKIKSVEGKL comes from the coding sequence ATGAGTGTACTAGTTGAGCTTACCATTTTTCCGACGGATAAGGGCATTAGTGTCAGTCCATATGTAGCACGTGTTGTTGAAATACTTCGTGCAAGCGGTTTGTCTTGTAATCTAGGTCCTATGGGGACCAGCATAGAGGGAGAATGGGATGACATTATGGCGGCTATTACCAGATGTTACCGAGCACTCGCAGAAGATTGCGACCGCATATATATAGTTATGAAGGCCGACTGCAGAAAAGGTGCTGAAAACAGAATGGAAGGTAAAATAAAATCCGTTGAAGGCAAGTTGTAG
- a CDS encoding transposase, which produces MGRHLDDGTEQFEKLISSEEDAKKFLITNCFGGRKTFCPRCRENKLYVLNGNRYRCASCKYTFQDFSGRWINNGGLSYTEWIRLIRLFADDNTAHSISQDLEISYNAAYKAVSSLRFSILAQAIDAVQLLGPETGLHKHLKNRKLTGVPSKTGSGPIPVFGVLEKNGWVFIDLMQNITAESVFHFNHNFHLKLVRHGSIIHTDRYQKYNALILCGDDSLPLDYIRKYPDVTPEIERSGGEFWGFARDRFKRYKGISPHRFPLYLKELEFRFNNRNKNIFDILVSYVCKLVPDVD; this is translated from the coding sequence ATGGGAAGACATTTAGATGACGGCACTGAACAATTTGAAAAGCTAATCTCTTCCGAAGAAGATGCTAAAAAATTTCTTATTACGAACTGTTTTGGCGGACGAAAAACTTTTTGCCCACGCTGCAGAGAAAACAAACTCTATGTGTTAAACGGCAACCGCTATCGCTGTGCTTCATGCAAATATACATTTCAGGATTTCAGTGGAAGATGGATTAATAACGGAGGATTGTCCTACACTGAATGGATACGGCTCATCCGACTTTTTGCAGACGACAACACAGCTCACTCAATTTCTCAAGATCTAGAAATTTCTTATAACGCTGCCTACAAGGCTGTGTCCTCCCTTAGATTTTCAATTTTGGCGCAGGCAATTGATGCTGTTCAGCTACTCGGTCCTGAAACAGGACTTCATAAACATTTAAAAAATCGAAAACTTACAGGGGTTCCCTCTAAAACAGGTTCAGGGCCAATACCTGTATTCGGAGTACTCGAAAAAAACGGCTGGGTATTTATTGACCTCATGCAAAACATTACAGCTGAGTCAGTTTTTCACTTCAACCACAATTTCCATCTTAAACTAGTGCGTCATGGAAGTATCATCCATACAGACAGATATCAAAAATACAACGCACTCATTCTTTGCGGCGATGATTCTCTGCCACTTGATTATATTCGTAAATACCCTGATGTGACTCCGGAAATTGAAAGATCCGGTGGGGAATTTTGGGGATTCGCTCGCGATAGATTCAAACGATACAAAGGAATCTCTCCGCACAGATTCCCTCTCTATCTTAAAGAACTTGAATTCAGGTTTAATAATCGCAATAAAAATATATTCGACATTCTAGTAAGCTATGTCTGTAAACTAGTTCCCGATGTAGATTAA
- a CDS encoding formate dehydrogenase accessory protein FdhE yields MTFDFNKAQLQLDKKIKELGKKKFLPTELVELISKVAKIQLEAEQHTALSIPNQTSLAPADENIQGRPLLTRADFPYDYEQSVKLFSTFSDMLLDFSGPISEATKLVSNEIENGELDLKKVFSAYLEGDDAFFLKWGEKTPEAPRTLNFLVQSAITPSIKVIARAIAVYLPEIEKTEVQTPTSVDLEIEVSPPPARQHGSCPVCGSIPFIHTLRHKQGFRYANCSFCHTEYRVRRLACAYCDEADSKEIKFFTVEGEPGYRVEVCNNCKNYIKTIDFREMDKVSIPTLDDLESLSLDFLAVEEGYNRGTLSAWGF; encoded by the coding sequence ATGACTTTTGATTTTAACAAGGCACAGCTTCAGTTAGATAAAAAGATTAAAGAGTTAGGCAAAAAAAAATTTCTTCCGACAGAACTTGTTGAACTCATTTCAAAAGTTGCAAAAATCCAACTCGAAGCAGAGCAACATACTGCTCTAAGTATTCCGAACCAAACTTCTCTGGCTCCTGCTGATGAAAATATTCAAGGACGCCCGCTACTAACCAGAGCTGATTTTCCTTATGACTACGAACAGTCTGTCAAGTTATTCTCAACATTTTCCGACATGCTTTTAGATTTTTCAGGTCCCATTTCAGAAGCAACAAAATTAGTTTCCAACGAAATTGAAAATGGGGAACTAGACCTTAAAAAAGTATTTTCCGCATACCTTGAAGGTGATGATGCCTTCTTTCTCAAATGGGGAGAAAAGACTCCAGAAGCTCCGCGCACTTTAAATTTTCTTGTTCAATCAGCAATAACTCCATCAATAAAAGTTATAGCAAGGGCCATTGCCGTCTATCTGCCTGAGATAGAAAAAACTGAAGTTCAAACACCGACCAGCGTTGATCTCGAAATCGAAGTCAGCCCTCCACCAGCCAGACAGCATGGGAGTTGCCCTGTGTGCGGCAGTATTCCTTTTATCCACACTCTGCGCCACAAACAGGGATTCAGGTACGCAAACTGCTCATTTTGCCACACTGAGTACCGAGTGCGCCGACTGGCTTGTGCCTACTGTGACGAAGCCGATTCTAAAGAAATTAAATTTTTCACTGTTGAAGGTGAACCAGGATATCGAGTTGAAGTATGCAATAATTGCAAGAATTACATTAAAACCATAGATTTCAGAGAAATGGACAAAGTATCTATTCCGACACTTGACGATCTTGAATCACTATCACTTGATTTCTTAGCTGTTGAAGAAGGATACAATCGCGGAACATTATCAGCATGGGGATTTTAA